The proteins below come from a single Elusimicrobiota bacterium genomic window:
- a CDS encoding glutamyl-tRNA reductase, whose product MKRLRMVGVSHRTAPVEWRERLAVSDNRLPAFLFSLRQSVGVVEAVVLSTCNRVEVYAATPPEGDAECLLRKGLLDLHGDVSLDGSLYALEDDAAIRHLFRVVAGLDSLVVGEAEILGQVKRSYDLARQSQSTGKLTNVLFQRAMFVGKTVRTETKIAEGPTSVPSLAVSLARRIFGELSESRALVVGAGAMAELAARALKSQKVGRLTIANRTLEKAVAMAEQFGAHPTPFEALPQELVQADIVICSTGAAGTIFKKEDIARVIDERHGRPLFFIDIAVPRDVDPAVDELDSVYLYNIDDLEGIVSESLVQRESEIDKAGRLVDEKAKEFSPWYDSWRQGTTAALRHNSRESLSVEAEPG is encoded by the coding sequence ATGAAACGGCTCCGCATGGTGGGTGTGTCTCACCGGACCGCCCCCGTGGAATGGCGGGAGCGGTTGGCGGTGTCGGACAATCGGTTGCCGGCCTTCCTGTTTTCCCTTCGCCAGTCGGTGGGTGTCGTGGAAGCGGTGGTCCTCTCCACCTGCAACCGCGTGGAAGTGTACGCCGCCACCCCGCCGGAAGGTGATGCCGAATGTCTCTTGCGGAAAGGTCTGTTGGATTTACACGGGGATGTCTCGTTGGACGGAAGCTTGTACGCCTTGGAGGACGATGCAGCGATCCGGCACCTGTTTCGCGTGGTGGCGGGGCTCGATTCCCTGGTGGTGGGAGAGGCCGAAATATTGGGTCAAGTGAAACGCTCCTACGATCTGGCCCGCCAATCCCAGTCCACGGGCAAACTCACCAACGTTCTTTTTCAGCGGGCCATGTTTGTGGGAAAAACCGTCCGCACGGAAACCAAAATTGCCGAGGGGCCCACCTCAGTTCCCAGTCTGGCCGTTTCCCTGGCCCGCCGCATTTTCGGGGAACTATCCGAGAGCCGTGCTCTGGTCGTCGGCGCCGGGGCCATGGCGGAACTGGCGGCTCGGGCGCTCAAAAGCCAAAAGGTGGGGCGACTCACGATCGCCAACCGCACGCTTGAAAAAGCGGTCGCCATGGCGGAACAGTTCGGGGCCCATCCCACCCCCTTCGAAGCCCTTCCCCAAGAACTGGTTCAAGCGGACATCGTCATATGTTCCACAGGTGCGGCCGGAACTATTTTTAAGAAAGAAGACATCGCGCGCGTTATCGATGAGCGCCATGGGCGACCCCTCTTTTTTATTGACATTGCGGTTCCCCGGGATGTGGATCCCGCTGTGGATGAATTGGACAGCGTTTATCTCTACAACATCGACGACTTGGAAGGGATCGTCTCCGAAAGTCTGGTCCAACGCGAGTCGGAGATCGACAAGGCCGGGCGGCTGGTGGATGAAAAAGCCAAGGAGTTTTCGCCCTGGTATGATTCCTGGCGGCAGGGAACCACCGCGGCGCTCCGCCACAACTCCCGCGAATCCTTAAGCGTTGAGGCGGAGCCCGGATGA
- the ccsA gene encoding cytochrome c biogenesis protein CcsA, whose translation MQKIEALLFDFGFIGYLTAVILYLTYVFSRRDRHGSLGHRILWGSVVLHAASLALGLWAESHRPGHVAYGFWSNWFTSLSLFSLLIVVVFLGVQTRARLAILGAFVLPWALLLMGLALTKAFLASPRCPFASVEDFLKAADATRHLSVMPVSVWAAIHVPLLFLAYAAFANAFGIGLAFLIQERQIKTRRPTELGYRLPSLEEMDRLIARLIAVAFPALTLGLGLGIVWAHSSWGGGWVSDPKIIWSVVVWAVYLAYLVLRYGFNWRGRRAAYLSLAGFGLVLVSYMGINYVSKTHGYVAIEKQ comes from the coding sequence GTGCAAAAAATTGAAGCGCTTCTTTTTGATTTTGGGTTTATTGGTTACCTGACCGCGGTGATCCTGTATTTGACCTACGTGTTCTCCCGTCGGGACCGGCACGGTTCCCTGGGGCATCGGATTCTTTGGGGATCCGTGGTCCTCCACGCCGCAAGCCTCGCGCTCGGCCTCTGGGCGGAAAGCCATCGGCCCGGCCACGTGGCCTACGGGTTTTGGAGCAATTGGTTTACGAGCCTCTCGCTCTTTTCTCTCTTGATCGTTGTTGTTTTTCTGGGGGTTCAAACGCGGGCGCGGCTTGCCATCTTGGGGGCCTTCGTTTTGCCCTGGGCTCTTCTCTTGATGGGATTGGCGTTGACCAAAGCGTTCCTCGCAAGTCCTCGGTGTCCGTTTGCTTCGGTTGAAGACTTTCTTAAAGCCGCGGACGCCACGCGCCATCTGTCGGTCATGCCGGTTTCCGTTTGGGCCGCCATCCATGTGCCTCTCCTTTTCTTGGCCTACGCGGCGTTCGCGAATGCCTTCGGAATTGGGTTGGCTTTTCTCATCCAAGAACGCCAGATTAAAACCCGGCGCCCCACGGAGTTGGGGTATCGATTGCCTTCCTTAGAAGAAATGGATCGTTTGATCGCGCGGCTCATCGCGGTTGCATTCCCAGCGCTCACCCTGGGGCTCGGGTTGGGCATTGTCTGGGCCCATTCGTCATGGGGGGGCGGCTGGGTATCGGATCCCAAAATCATTTGGTCCGTTGTGGTTTGGGCGGTCTACCTGGCCTATCTGGTTCTCCGTTACGGGTTTAATTGGCGGGGGCGGCGGGCGGCTTACCTATCGCTCGCCGGATTTGGGCTTGTTCTCGTGAGTTACATGGGAATCAACTATGTTTCAAAGACCCACGGCTACGTGGCCATAGAAAAACAATGA
- a CDS encoding bifunctional precorrin-2 dehydrogenase/sirohydrochlorin ferrochelatase, translating into MGFYPAFLNLTGKECLVVGGGRLALHKTQDLRSAGARVTVVAPRVLPGFSGLNEIRVIRRSFRPGDLSPAPWLVVAATDDEALHARIAALCRSRRVWVNVVDRPPLCDFIVPAVVRRGPVTFAVSTGGLSPAVAKFLGAELRARFGPEVGRVAAVLKGLRSELLRVPIRARRTLLTELVTREWMDRFKTDGRQATASFRRVAQREMRRVRRNRAKN; encoded by the coding sequence ATGGGATTTTACCCCGCGTTTTTGAACCTGACTGGAAAAGAATGCCTGGTGGTTGGGGGGGGGAGGCTGGCTCTGCACAAAACCCAAGATCTCCGGTCCGCGGGGGCTCGAGTGACCGTGGTGGCCCCGCGTGTTTTGCCGGGGTTCAGTGGATTAAATGAGATTCGCGTTATTCGACGTTCTTTTCGGCCGGGGGATTTATCTCCCGCGCCCTGGCTGGTGGTGGCCGCCACGGATGATGAAGCGCTTCACGCACGGATCGCCGCGCTTTGTCGTTCCAGGCGGGTTTGGGTGAACGTGGTGGACCGCCCGCCCCTCTGCGATTTTATTGTTCCGGCGGTGGTTCGGCGGGGGCCAGTGACCTTTGCGGTCTCGACGGGTGGGCTGAGCCCGGCGGTGGCAAAATTTCTTGGAGCGGAACTGCGCGCCCGTTTTGGCCCCGAAGTGGGGCGGGTGGCGGCGGTATTAAAGGGTCTTCGTTCGGAGCTTTTGCGGGTTCCCATTCGCGCGCGGCGCACCCTTCTCACCGAGCTTGTGACGCGGGAATGGATGGATCGGTTCAAAACGGATGGCCGCCAGGCCACGGCCTCGTTCCGCCGTGTGGCCCAGCGGGAAATGCGGAGAGTCAGGAGAAACCGTGCAAAAAATTGA
- a CDS encoding Fic family protein — MTNLTKSPGRWIHRPEGYRAFLPNPLPPGLSFSPRVSRALSDADLLLGRLAGEGKQLPNPHLLIRPFIRREAVLSSRIEGTQATLGELLAVEAGAAVERSPLDLREVGNYVVALEHGRARLKKIPLSLRLIRELHAKLMKGMAPPHWTPGEFRRSQNWIGPSGCTLMNASYVPPPPEELMNCLGSWEKFLHDQTFPPLIQIALAHYQFEAIHPFLDGNGRVGRLLISLFLTERGILPTPLLYLSAFFEATRPEYYERLSGVSARGEWDLWLLYFLSGVARQSEDALSRAERINRILADWRILTAKSPSKLPPQIIDSLAANPFLTTKSAMQTYGVAFSTIQRAIEFLVRRSVLKEVSGGKRDRVYCAQKILRILEEPAQLLPSPRSKRI; from the coding sequence ATGACGAACCTTACAAAATCCCCTGGACGCTGGATCCATCGACCGGAAGGTTATCGCGCCTTTCTCCCAAACCCCTTACCCCCTGGGCTTTCTTTTTCCCCTCGAGTGAGCCGCGCCTTGTCCGATGCGGACCTTCTCTTGGGACGGTTGGCCGGGGAGGGGAAACAGCTTCCCAATCCCCACCTGCTCATTCGCCCCTTTATCCGAAGAGAGGCCGTCCTTTCCAGCCGGATAGAGGGGACCCAAGCAACGCTCGGGGAACTTTTGGCCGTGGAAGCGGGGGCCGCGGTGGAGCGAAGCCCCTTAGATCTTCGGGAGGTCGGCAACTACGTCGTGGCCTTGGAACACGGCAGGGCTCGGCTTAAAAAGATCCCCCTTTCTCTTCGACTTATCCGTGAACTTCATGCGAAACTCATGAAGGGGATGGCCCCCCCCCATTGGACCCCGGGAGAATTTAGACGATCCCAGAACTGGATCGGCCCCTCAGGATGCACGCTCATGAACGCCAGCTATGTCCCTCCACCACCGGAGGAATTGATGAATTGCCTGGGGTCCTGGGAAAAATTTCTCCATGATCAAACGTTCCCCCCCCTTATTCAAATAGCCTTGGCTCACTACCAGTTTGAAGCCATCCATCCTTTCCTGGATGGGAACGGGCGCGTGGGACGCCTGCTTATTTCTCTTTTCTTAACGGAAAGGGGAATCCTTCCCACTCCGCTACTTTATCTCAGCGCTTTTTTTGAGGCCACGCGTCCGGAATATTACGAGCGGCTGAGCGGGGTGAGCGCCCGAGGGGAATGGGATCTCTGGCTCCTCTATTTCCTCAGCGGCGTTGCACGACAATCGGAAGATGCTTTGAGCCGAGCCGAACGAATCAATCGGATTTTGGCGGATTGGAGAATCCTGACCGCCAAATCTCCATCAAAATTACCCCCACAGATCATTGACAGCCTGGCCGCAAATCCTTTTCTCACAACAAAATCGGCTATGCAAACGTACGGAGTCGCCTTTTCAACCATCCAACGGGCCATCGAATTTCTCGTCCGACGGTCCGTTCTCAAAGAAGTCAGTGGAGGAAAGCGGGACCGGGTCTATTGCGCTCAGAAAATTCTTAGAATTTTGGAAGAACCCGCCCAACTCCTTCCTTCTCCCCGGAGTAAAAGAATTTGA
- a CDS encoding MazG family protein has translation MAKKTLADLLRVQAQLRAPGGCPWDRKQTHKTLLKHLREESDEVAQAIRKGDMENLQEELGDLLHQIIFHAQIAREKKLFTMADVVDGLCRKIVRRHPHVFGRSKAKSVKDVLIQWDEIKRREKLAKAKKAARMKR, from the coding sequence ATGGCTAAAAAAACTCTCGCCGATCTTCTCCGCGTCCAAGCCCAACTGCGCGCACCGGGAGGATGCCCCTGGGACCGGAAACAAACCCACAAGACTCTGTTGAAACATTTGCGGGAAGAGTCGGACGAAGTGGCCCAGGCCATTCGCAAGGGAGACATGGAAAACCTGCAAGAAGAATTGGGCGATCTTCTCCACCAGATTATTTTCCACGCACAAATCGCCCGGGAAAAGAAACTCTTCACCATGGCCGACGTAGTTGATGGCCTCTGCCGAAAAATCGTGCGTCGACACCCCCATGTCTTTGGTCGCTCGAAAGCGAAAAGCGTCAAAGATGTCCTTATTCAGTGGGATGAGATCAAACGCCGGGAAAAATTAGCCAAAGCCAAGAAAGCCGCGCGGATGAAGAGATGA